In Pyrus communis chromosome 8, drPyrComm1.1, whole genome shotgun sequence, one genomic interval encodes:
- the LOC137743353 gene encoding B3 domain-containing transcription repressor VAL1 translates to MESKICMNPSCRMANTHEWKKGWPLRTGGFAHLCYKCGVEYENSVYCNTFHSGETGWRDCNLCHKPLHCGCIVSEILYECLDFGGIGCIGCASQPRMIQDGDVLNGFGGLKISDSGDQQSTVPQNGALSDTANEGKLLQLCQVMEANESNLSSQSQRGEINVSPVQTKREEVTYPRGEVGPGFSSISRPSFGSLTFAKPDNGRIMIEVKDMNKPSSDPSLSMTLGGPSATPNFAQPFTGGILERRDQIKTSSSFQQGQKIQPIFPRPLRPPPPVHHVRVARPPAEGRGKSQLLPRYWPRITDQELQKLAGDLNSTIVPLFEKVLSASDAGRIGRLVLPKACAEAYFPPISQSEGLPIRIQDVKGNEWTFQFRFWPNNNSRMYVLEGVTPCIQSMQLQAGDTVTFSRIDPGGRLVIGFRKASRCLDVQESQTSFLPNGTPGETSCPSVVENLVTGSGHSSIYQTSTGSKDPYLNALSGHLHLADGDTSLHDNENHSHFTSEDLQQKPVSNSDKKRARNIGPKSKRLLLHSEDVLELRLTWEEAQDLLRPPPSVKPSIVTIEDHEFEEYDEPPVFGKRSLFIAESERQEQWAQCDDCSKWRRLPVDVLLPPKWTCSENSWDINRCSCSAPEEMSQKELDNLLRPSKDLKKRRIVVNHNEAQEHEPSGLDALASASAAILGDSVDYADEQSVGATTRHPRHRPGCTCIVCIQPPSGKGKHKPTCTCNVCMTVKRRFKTLMMNKRKRKSEREMENAHRDNNDHKDESEMNGTSTEIELHMNHLSENGSSCEKRIQADVAESSCAGQIDLNCEPKHNYVQVSGLNLLRLADAVAQQPVKNSTKESGLANRMCEPQAGLGSSLRTQDPAETDKLLCNEGSLSSVAAAWDLEGRGDGD, encoded by the exons ATGGAGTCCAAGATTTGCATGAATCCTTCGTGTAGGATGGCCAATACGCACGAATGGAAGAAAGGTTGGCCTTTGCGAACCGGTGGATTTGCCCATCTCTGCTACAAGTGCGG AGTTGAGTATGAGAATTCAGTTTACTGCAATACATTCCATTCTGGGGAAACTGGTTGGAGGGACTGCAATTTGTGCCACAAG CCTCTCCACTGTGGATGCATAGTCTCAGAGATATTGTATGAGTGCCTGGATTTTGGAGGTATAGGGTGCATTGGCTGTGCTTCTCAACCTCGCATG ATTCAGGACGGTGATGTTTTAAATGGATTTGGTGGATTGAAAATAAGTGATTCCGGTGATCAGCAATCAACTGTTCCTCAGAATGGAGCATTAAGTGATACTGCTAATGAGGGAAAACTTTTGCAATTGTGTCAAGTCATGGAGGCTAATGAATCCAACCTTTCATCTCAATCTCAGAGAGGTGAAATAAATGTATCTCCTGTGCAAACCAAACGTGAAGAAGTTACTTATCCAAGGGGGGAAGTTGGCCCTGGATTTTCAAGTATCAGCAGGCCATCTTTTGGATCATTAACATTTGCCAAACCAGACAATGGTAGAATAATGATAGAGGTCAAAGATATGAATAAGCCATCCTCTGACCCGTCTTTGAGTATGACTTTGGGAGGCCCATCTGCAACTCCAAACTTTGCTCAACCCTTTACTGGGGGAATTTTGGAGAGAAGAGATCAGATTAAGACGTCTTCTTCCTTCCAACAGGGGCAAAAAATTCAGCCTATTTTTCCCAGACCCTTGAGACCTCCCCCTCCTGTTCATCATGTGCGTGTTGCAAGGCCACCGGCTGAAGGGCGAGGGAAGAGTCAGTTACTTCCTCGATACTGGCCAAGGATTACTGACCAAGAGCTGCAGAAATTAGCTGGAGA TTTGAATTCTACTATTGTGCCACTGTTCGAGAAGGTACTGAGTGCCAGCGATGCAGGTCGAATTGGTCGTCTGGTTCTCCCAAAAGCATGTGCTGAG GCATACTTTCCTCCTATTTCTCAATCAGAAGGCCTTCCTATAAGGATTCAAGATGTCAAGGGTAATGAATGGACGTTTCAGTTCAGATTTTGGCCAAATAATAATAGCAGGATGTATGTTTTAGAAGGAGTAACGCCTTGCATACAGTCTATGCAACTTCAAGCTGGTGATACTG TGACATTCAGTCGGATAGATCCCGGAGGCAGACTTGTAATTGGGTTTCGTAAGGCATCAAGGTGTTTAGATGTGCAG GAATCCCAAACATCTTTCCTTCCCAATGGAACTCCTGGGGAAACTTCCTGTCCTAGCGTTGTTGAGAATCTGGTAACAGGAAGTGGTCACTCTAGTATTTATCAAACGAGTACAGGAAGCAAAGACCCTTACCTAAATGCTCTATCAGGACATTTGCATTTGGCTGATGGGGATACAAGTTTGCATGATAATGAGAACCATAGTCACTTTACAAGTGAGGATCTGCAGCAGAAGCCTGTGTCGAATTCTGACAAGAAGAGGGCCCGAAATATTGGGCCTAAAAGTAAGAGGTTGCTCTTGCATAGTGAAGATGTTCTGGAGCTGAGACTGACATGGGAAGAAGCACAGGACTTGCTTCGTCCACCCCCGAGTGTCAAACCAAGCATTGTCACTATAGAAGATCATGAATTCGAAGAGTACGAT GAGCCCCCAGTTTTTGGGAAGAGATCTCTATTCATCGCCGAATCTGA GAGACAGGAACAATGGGCTCAGTGTGATGATTGCTCTAAGTGGCGGAGGTTGCCTGTTGACgttcttcttcctccaaagTGGACGTGCTCTGAAAATTCTTGGGATATAAACAG GTGCTCATGTTCTGCACCAGAGGAGATGAGCCAAAAGGAATTGGATAATCTTCTAAGACCAAGCAAAG ATTTAAAGAAGCGAAGAATCGTAGTGAACCATAATGAAGCCCAGGAACATGAACCTTCTGGCTTGGATGCCCTGGCTAGTGCCAGTGCTGCCATTCTGGGAGATAGTGTGGATTACGCTGATGAACAATCAGTTGGAGCCACAACCAGACATCCGCGTCATCGCCCAGGTTGCACATGCATAGTATGTATTCAACCCCCAAGCGGGAAGGGCAAGCACAAGCCAACATGCACATGCAACGTGTGCATGACAGTAAAACGGCGCTTCAAAACCCTGATGATGAACAAGAGGAAACGCAAATCAGAACGTGAAATGGAGAATGCCCACAGGGATAATAATGACCACAAGGATGAATCAGAAATGAATGGTACGTCAACAGAGATTGAGTTGCATATGAATCACTTATCGGAGAATGGAAGCAGCTGCGAGAAGAGAATTCAAGCTGACGTGGCAGAAAGTTCATGCGCTGGACAAATTGATCTGAATTGTGAGCCCAAACACAATTATGTGCAGGTTTCAGGATTGAACTTGTTGAGACTCGCTGATGCTGTTGCTCAACAACCAGTAAAGAACAGCACAAAGGAAAGTGGCCTTGCAAACAGAATGTGCGAGCCACAGGCCGGTCTTGGTTCATCTTTACGTACACAAGATCCTGCGGAGACTGATAAACTCTTGTGTAATGAAGGCAGCCTTTCATCCGTGGCAGCGGCGTGGGACTTGGAGGGTAGAGGTGATGGGGACTGA
- the LOC137743205 gene encoding two-component response regulator ARR17-like, whose translation MGLGWKDDEKPHVLAVDDSLVDRKITEKLLTNSACKVTTAENAHGALELLGLADGQQNFGNTVSNVNMIITDYSMPGMTGYELLKKIKESPTVKEIPVVVISSEDIPTRIEKCLEEGAEEFFLKPLRQSDVIKLQCRLKEFGNPSNEGEDDLYKGI comes from the exons ATGGGGTTGGGGTGGAAAGATGATGAAAAGCCACATGTTTTGGCTGTCGATGATAGTTTGGTGGACCGCAAAATCACTGAAAAATTGCTCACCAACTCTGCATGCAAAG TGACTACTGCAGAAAACGCACATGGTGCATTGGAGCTGTTGGGGCTTGCAGATGGACAACAAAACTTCGGCAACACT GTTTCGAATGTAAACATGATCATCACTGATTACTCTATGCCAGGAATGACAGGTTATGAGCTTCTGAAAAAAATTAAG GAATCGCCAACCGTGAAGGAGATACCAGTAGTAGTTATATCATCTGAGGACATACCTACCCGAATCGAGAA GTGCCTCGAGGAAGGAGCCGAAGAGTTCTTTCTGAAGCCTCTCCGGCAATCGGACGTCATAAAATTGCAATGCCGTTTAAAGGAATTCGGAAACCCTAGCAATGAAGGGGAAGATGACCTCTATAAGGGCATTTAA
- the LOC137741353 gene encoding uncharacterized protein, with protein sequence MVPNGARRHAVGRNFDFGGVTRQPDWSSFMNENERDNLSLLSEESCSSSAVRDNAIDSSLSKPTRIWSKRRHDNAYADPVYHLNITSTGKTQIKSRHVVQPEDIAHGSGTCTKMPDSSKFKPFHRSNSPLQEKFTPNCNWFPEEGYLSVDNNSGCSSFHQKSETNCPSAGSKILFGDPFSASPVPELHLNPRSHFKPCEPVASSPSGSLISGNFEFHDSPMTPKIGFGPRKQESHYSHGETPSPDLSAQESVSKDEGRKAESQRCQKSKLEEEHCILNNLYTENQQWNKNGEFEEVKDAASGLTASVKPTLLERVEKTSSSMNSPAKYGSIIQKKEDYCGYEIPIPCPNHNGEMEEAEPQETKKESKQQSDFVDSSCRVMMLQSYVQFLCVQKVLEEAAAHNDLKKI encoded by the exons ATGGTTCCCAATGGAGCAAG ACGCCACGCAGTAGGAAggaattttgattttggtggtgTAACCAGGCAACCAGATTGGTCTAGCTTTATGAATGAAAATGAAAGGGACAATTTGAGTTTGCTCAG TGAAGAGTCTTGCTCATCAAGTGCAG TGAGGGACAATGCGATTGATAGTTCACTGTCAAAGCCAACCAGGATTTGGAGCAAGAGAAGACATGACAATGCATACGCTGACCCAGTATATCATTTGAATATAACTTCTACAGGAAAGACACAGATCAAAAGCAGGCATGTTGTTCAACCAGAGGATATTGCACATGGGTCAGGAACATGCACGAAGATGCCAGATTCGTCGAAGTTCAAACCATTCCACCGCTCAAACTCTCCTCTCCAGGAAAAGTTTACCCCAAACTGCAATTGGTTCCCTGAGGAAGGATATCTGTCGGTTGACAATAATTCAGGTTGCAGTTCTTTCCATCAAAAGTCAGAGACAAACTGCCCATCTGCAGGCTCTAAAATTTTGTTTGGAGATCCTTTCAGTGCAAGTCCTGTCCCAGAATTACATCTCAATCCTAGATCTCATTTTAAACCCTGCGAACCTGTTGCAAGTTCACCTTCCGGCAGTTTGATTTCTGGGAACTTCGAATTTCATGACTCTCCTATGACCCCTAAGATTGGTTTTGGACCAAGAAAACAAGAGTCCCATTACTCTCATGGCGAGACACCATCTCCGGATTTATCAGCGCAGGAAAGTGTCAGCAAAGATGAGGGAAGAAAAGCTGAATCGCAGCGATGCCAAAAATCTAAGCTGGAGGAAGAACATTGTATTCTGAACAATCTGTACACAGAAAATCAACAATGGAACAAGAACGGTGAATTTGAGGAAGTAAAAGATGCAGCTTCGGGACTAACAGCAAGCGTAAAACCAACCTTGCTTGAGCGGGTTGAGAAGACATCGTCATCTATGAACTCTCCAGCGAAATATGGAAGCATAATACAAAAGAAAGA GGATTACTGTGGTTACGAAATTCCTATCCCATGTCCAAATCACAACGGAG AAATGGAAGAGGCTGAGCCTCAGGAAACGAAGAAAGAAAGTAAACAGCAAAGTGATTTTGTTGACTCGTCCTGTCGGGTGATGATGCTTCAGAGCTATGTTCAATTTCTTTGTGTGCAGAAGGTATTGGAGGAGGCAGCTGCACACAACGACCTAAAGAAGATATAA